A part of Danaus plexippus chromosome 27, MEX_DaPlex, whole genome shotgun sequence genomic DNA contains:
- the LOC116775592 gene encoding uncharacterized protein LOC116775592 isoform X1 has protein sequence MGVILKLFIVTVILPCVFGQEQECFGAGSVAGAAIGGFIAALILIVAAYYLRKLYCKSREGKHIILSKDPESVKDEFAFDNPGFKEGWQHEAPTLPLGGNMTSQIKSDFNNKPEFSKDDSHLQLTKIRRVKLWARDFTGLGLTCGGGARDGVCIHSVMRSGPAAAAMLQPGDKIKSIKIEFNGTPLEDAVAILSLASPYPVELEVMEGGRVSGESWPVYHPLMKAGSTGDVSTLEKAGKLLQPPKSPNVSNSNNSTLETKHSKSGIKKIITEKITTIERNKKERKDGPSTLERENEKNLKLATKTRHSDAPTSKPERSKNRLSSGSDVQIIVPDNNSHIEQAEVQKREYDPKRGMKFGIRVLPPNVPDDGVLKKSVENGAVTAEKAIDEPDKPEPQRQAPVHIKHENETDQKKPVVAKRREKLAPPIPNARSKVEMETSHEISKTSDTSTSSFSRTDLNSSGIKRDENGIPQELPQHMFDAAKAARSNRKSSSDLVQDKEPKKDEAPKPAKKSKGKAPSPPEPEKKDSTLEDIKNLHDFLNNEKHHSSLLHDTATSTRTTYNTSTPKANKTKSRMDESINFSQEDIDDIVKPFKRESDSLNNFFEDSKSNLSSNQDVHSVMSLNHSDKSDRGSTTIELDNSDITIHSSPLNETERSASDASPVEDNERKATSLGDLSRFELKAKISKPSGGTLERAQSLDISVDDGDIQESTLSPKKRKAMSVVESTFFDSGNEDILPEMIDPDKGIVIKHKEPRLSLNIAKTSAIEGLDTFQRNRLKKASEFGNLEDAIVKGSNSSMESARYESHEAIYGKSQSTAQKTQEEHETSDHLARRIMDENLKVHLKLVSEFAKSTSESSSSTLDNSQEQNITKTATTSPIKYEEKITMSYDTNVPDDMKVSRSSYANSLERPKSEMMKKLLAKNPIFNVNIDQTQSANKYEANTSKETPALTDSFKSSHHTLHQPDIVNFDLKTSPTSKVRDYDEYISNIRVGSNNNSLKINKQQQFSRDWSESKNIEQDNVVTIKTGDDLPEKRSSYTKSIEIGESNRLIPDLVEGIKNKTDEKQTRTLYMEPANVSLTMTQEPVQKTVTVNVSEDEYGNKVVTQNVEKITTQYITSKVEAPLQVEQISFGMMRGSDINEMELEEGNVKDIDRNVLEEIKRKNPNIHFTSTEPSYTRTETILLNTTNMDEEQARALMEKLQNDPNFMAQKSTEELSRMGIRVFHDLDDKSDINKETMEVTKTRYAINPSTIISETKCIGTTQEKDKETQRDHITEIQVRPKTEKQENKTEYKITNAQRNPTKAYEEPLLSYELDIEMLNDFIINERHHSAKHLAELKKRNAQNESKKRHSDFDLPRNSHIKFRTATYESPKGTIVTSTDLENRRLSQLDQMQLRSPSEVIQPQKPVISAKPSSIPVKDKKPMGFVSSKIPVFGTQKSLSQENLTEKSFSIPRSSQNFSSSSGNISITSIKSSSKSPSGGRL, from the exons GGAAGCATATAATCCTGTCCAAAGACCCCGAGTCTGTGAAGGATGAATTCGCCTTCGACAACCCTGGCTTCAAAGAGGGCTGGCAGCATGAGGCACCAACCCTACCACTCGGAGGGAACATGACCTCCCAAATAAAATCTGACTTCAATAACAAACCCGAGTTCAGCAAAGATGATTCCCATTTACAG TTAACCAAGATACGTCGAGTTAAATTGTGGGCTCGCGACTTCACGGGCTTAGGTTTAACGTGTGGGGGTGGTGCTAGAGATGGTGTTTGTATCCATTCTGTGATGAGAAGTGGCCCCGCTGCCGCCGCTATGCTGCAACCTG GTGATAAGATAAAGAGCATCAAAATAGAGTTCAATGGCACTCCGCTCGAGGATGCTGTAGCGATATTATCTCTGGCGTCTCCATATCCTGTCGAGTTGGAGGTGATGGAAGGTGGCAGAGTCAGTGGTGAGAGCTGGCCCGTTTACCATCCGCTGATGAAGGCTGGATCCACTGGCGATGTGAGCACG cTGGAAAAAGCGGGGAAACTCCTGCAACCACCGAAATCACCGAACGTATCGAACTCAAACAATTCAACCCTCGAAACGAAGCATTCGAAATCaggaataaaaaagataatcaCAGAAAAGATAACGACtatagaaagaaataaaaaggaaagaaAGGATGGACCCAGCACACTAGAGAGAGAAAACGAAAAGAATCTGAAGCTCGCGACCAAAACCAGACATTCAGATGCGCCAACATCGAAACCTGAGAGGAGTAAAAATAGACTATCCTCAGGAAGTGACGTACAAATAATAGTCCCTGACAATAACTCGCACATAGAACAAGCGGAAGTACAGAAGAGAGAATACGATCCGAAGAGAGGAATGAAATTCGGTATAAGAGTCCTCCCACCGAACGTCCCCGACGATGGAGTGTTGAAGAAGAGCGTGGAGAATGGAGCTGTCACCGCCGAAAAGGCCATCGACGAACCAGACAAACCTGAACCACAAAGACAAGCACCCGTACATATAAAACACGAGAACGAAACGGATCAAAAGAAACCGGTTGTCGCTAAACGGAGAGAGAAGTTAGCGCCGCCTATACCTAACGCCAGATCTAAAGTAGAAATGGAGACTAGCCATGAAATATCAAAGACGTCAGACACCTCGACATCATCATTCAGTAGAACTGATCTGAACTCCAGCGGCATCAAGAGAGACGAGAACGGCATACCTCAAGAGTTACCTCAGCACATGTTCGACGCAGCCAAAGCAGCCAGGAGCAACAGAAAGAGCTCGTCAGATTTAGTGCAAGATAAGGAACCAAAAAAGGACGAAGCGCCGAAACCTGCAAAAAAATCTAAAGGCAAAGCACCTTCCCCGCCGGAACCGGAAAAGAAAGACAGCACTCTAGAAGACATAAAGAACTTACATGACTTTTTGAACAACGAAAAGCATCACTCAAGTCTACTACACGATACAGCAACTTCAACTAGAACCACATACAACACATCGACTCCCAAAGCAAACAAAACCAAATCCAGAATGGACGAATCTATTAACTTCTCGCAAGAAGATATAGACGATATCGTCAAGCCGTTCAAGCGAGAGAGCGACTCCTTGAACAACTTCTTCGAGGACTCCAAATCTAATCTGTCATCTAACCAGGACGTACATTCTGTTATGTCATTGAATCATAGCGACAAAAGCGACAGGGGCTCCACGACCATCGAACTCGACAATAGCGATATCACCATACACAGCTCTCCGCTAAACGAAACCGAACGATCGGCGTCAGACGCCTCCCCGGTGGAGGATAATGAGCGGAAAGCGACATCTCTCGGTGACTTGTCGCGCTTCGAATTGAAAGCTAAGATTAGCAAGCCGTCCGGCGGCACTTTGGAGAGGGCGCAAAGTTTGGATATATCGGTCGACGATGGCGACATCCAAGAGAGTACTCTATCGCCGAAGAAAAGAAAGGCCATGTCGGTGGTCGAATCCACGTTCTTTGATTCAGGCAACGAGGACATCTTACCTGAAATGATAGATCCGGATAAAGGAATTGTTATTAAGCATAAAGAACCGAGACTAAGCTTGAATATAGCGAAGACATCGGCCATAGAAGGTTTGGATACATTCCAGAGGAATCGGCTGAAAAAAGCTTCAGAATTCGGTAACTTAGAGGACGCTATCGTCAAAGGATCTAACAGTTCTATGGAGTCTGCGAGATATGAATCCCATGAGGCTATTTATGGGAAATCACAGTCTACCGCGCAAAAGACCCAAGAAGAACACGAAACATCAGATCACTTAGCGCGAAGAATAATGGACGAAAACTTGAAAGTTCACTTGAAGCTCGTATCAGAATTCGCCAAATCTACATCCGAGAGCAGTTCCAGTACATTGGATAACAGCCaggaacaaaatataacaaaaactgcAACTACATCCCCAATAAAATACGAGGAGAAAATAACTATGAGCTACGACACGAACGTTCCCGACGATATGAAAGTGTCGCGTAGTTCGTACGCTAACAGCCTGGAGCGGCCTAAATCCGAAATGATGAAGAAACTTCTGGCCAAAAATCCCATATTTAATGTCAACATCGACCAAACACAATCTGCAAACAAATACGAAGCGAACACAAGCAAAGAGACCCCAGCACTGACGGACTCGTTCAAATCATCTCACCACACACTACACCAACCTGACATAGTTAACTTCGATTTAAAAACATCACCGACATCGAAGGTCAGGGATTACGACGAATACATCAGCAACATAAGAGTCGGTTCAAATAACAACAGTTTGAAAATCAACAAACAACAACAGTTTAGCAGAGATTGGTCCGAGTCTAAGAATATAGAACAAGACAACGTCGTCACTATAAAAACCGGCGATGATTTGCCAGAGAAACGCAGTTCATACACCAAGTCCATAGAAATAGGTGAAAGTAATCGCTTAATACCCGATCTGGTggaaggaataaaaaataaaacagacgaAAAACAAACCAGGACATTGTACATGGAACCAGCTAACGTGTCGCTGACCATGACGCAGGAGCCGGTACAGAAGACGGTCACGGTTAATGTAAGCGAAGACGAATACGGGAATAAAGTCGTTACACAGAACGTGGAGAAAATTACCACGCAATACATAACGAGCAAAGTCGAGGCGCCGCTACAAGTCGAACAGATTAGCTTCGGAATGATGAGAGGATCTGACATCAACGAAATGGAGTTAGAAGAAGGAAACGTCAAGGATATCGATAGGAATGTTCTAGAAGAGATAAAGAGGAAGAATCCGAACATACATTTCACGTCAACCGAGCCGTCATATACAAGAACTGAAACTATTCTACTGAACACGACCAACATGGACGAAGAACAAGCGAGAGCGTTGATGGAAAAGCTGCAAAACGACCCCAACTTTATGGCACAGAAATCTACAGAGGAATTATCACGAATGGGAATCCGAGTTTTTCATGACTTAGACGATAAATCAGATATCAACAAAGAAACAATGGAAGTCACAAAAACTAGATACGCCATAAATCCATCGACTATAATAAGCGAAACAAAATGCATCGGAACAACACAGGAAAAGGACAAAGAGACACAAAGAGATCACATAACAGAAATCCAAGTGCGACcaaaaacagaaaaacaaGAGAACAAAactgaatacaaaataacGAACGCGCAAAGAAATCCAACGAAGGCGTACGAAGAACCGCTGCTGTCCTACGAACTGGACATAGAAATGTTGAACGACTTCATAATAAACGAGAGACATCACTCAGCGAAACACCTCGCCGAGCTCAAGAAACGAAACGCACAGAACGAGTCAAAGAAACGACATTCAGATTTCGACCTGCCAAGGAACAGTCACATAAAATTCAGAACAGCCACATACGAATCCCCCAAAGGAACCATCGTCACTAGCACAGATCTAGAAAATAGACGTCTATCACAGCTAGATCAAATGCAATTAAGATCGCCGAGTGAGGTCATACAGCCCCAAAAACCGGTGATATCGGCAAAACCGAGCAGCATACCGGTTAAAGACAAGAAACCGATGGGTTTCGTGTCATCAAAGATACCGGTGTTTGGTACGCAAAAATCGCTAAGCCAGGAGAATCTGACCGAAAAAAGTTTCTCTATACCACGGTCGTCTCAGAATTTCAGTAGTAGCTCGGGTAATATTTCTATCACATCCATAAAATCTAGTTCCAAAAGTCCAAGCGGTGGCagattatga
- the LOC116775592 gene encoding uncharacterized protein LOC116775592 isoform X2: MLNSVTPAPPTRKKRKHIILSKDPESVKDEFAFDNPGFKEGWQHEAPTLPLGGNMTSQIKSDFNNKPEFSKDDSHLQLTKIRRVKLWARDFTGLGLTCGGGARDGVCIHSVMRSGPAAAAMLQPGDKIKSIKIEFNGTPLEDAVAILSLASPYPVELEVMEGGRVSGESWPVYHPLMKAGSTGDVSTLEKAGKLLQPPKSPNVSNSNNSTLETKHSKSGIKKIITEKITTIERNKKERKDGPSTLERENEKNLKLATKTRHSDAPTSKPERSKNRLSSGSDVQIIVPDNNSHIEQAEVQKREYDPKRGMKFGIRVLPPNVPDDGVLKKSVENGAVTAEKAIDEPDKPEPQRQAPVHIKHENETDQKKPVVAKRREKLAPPIPNARSKVEMETSHEISKTSDTSTSSFSRTDLNSSGIKRDENGIPQELPQHMFDAAKAARSNRKSSSDLVQDKEPKKDEAPKPAKKSKGKAPSPPEPEKKDSTLEDIKNLHDFLNNEKHHSSLLHDTATSTRTTYNTSTPKANKTKSRMDESINFSQEDIDDIVKPFKRESDSLNNFFEDSKSNLSSNQDVHSVMSLNHSDKSDRGSTTIELDNSDITIHSSPLNETERSASDASPVEDNERKATSLGDLSRFELKAKISKPSGGTLERAQSLDISVDDGDIQESTLSPKKRKAMSVVESTFFDSGNEDILPEMIDPDKGIVIKHKEPRLSLNIAKTSAIEGLDTFQRNRLKKASEFGNLEDAIVKGSNSSMESARYESHEAIYGKSQSTAQKTQEEHETSDHLARRIMDENLKVHLKLVSEFAKSTSESSSSTLDNSQEQNITKTATTSPIKYEEKITMSYDTNVPDDMKVSRSSYANSLERPKSEMMKKLLAKNPIFNVNIDQTQSANKYEANTSKETPALTDSFKSSHHTLHQPDIVNFDLKTSPTSKVRDYDEYISNIRVGSNNNSLKINKQQQFSRDWSESKNIEQDNVVTIKTGDDLPEKRSSYTKSIEIGESNRLIPDLVEGIKNKTDEKQTRTLYMEPANVSLTMTQEPVQKTVTVNVSEDEYGNKVVTQNVEKITTQYITSKVEAPLQVEQISFGMMRGSDINEMELEEGNVKDIDRNVLEEIKRKNPNIHFTSTEPSYTRTETILLNTTNMDEEQARALMEKLQNDPNFMAQKSTEELSRMGIRVFHDLDDKSDINKETMEVTKTRYAINPSTIISETKCIGTTQEKDKETQRDHITEIQVRPKTEKQENKTEYKITNAQRNPTKAYEEPLLSYELDIEMLNDFIINERHHSAKHLAELKKRNAQNESKKRHSDFDLPRNSHIKFRTATYESPKGTIVTSTDLENRRLSQLDQMQLRSPSEVIQPQKPVISAKPSSIPVKDKKPMGFVSSKIPVFGTQKSLSQENLTEKSFSIPRSSQNFSSSSGNISITSIKSSSKSPSGGRL, encoded by the exons GGAAGCATATAATCCTGTCCAAAGACCCCGAGTCTGTGAAGGATGAATTCGCCTTCGACAACCCTGGCTTCAAAGAGGGCTGGCAGCATGAGGCACCAACCCTACCACTCGGAGGGAACATGACCTCCCAAATAAAATCTGACTTCAATAACAAACCCGAGTTCAGCAAAGATGATTCCCATTTACAG TTAACCAAGATACGTCGAGTTAAATTGTGGGCTCGCGACTTCACGGGCTTAGGTTTAACGTGTGGGGGTGGTGCTAGAGATGGTGTTTGTATCCATTCTGTGATGAGAAGTGGCCCCGCTGCCGCCGCTATGCTGCAACCTG GTGATAAGATAAAGAGCATCAAAATAGAGTTCAATGGCACTCCGCTCGAGGATGCTGTAGCGATATTATCTCTGGCGTCTCCATATCCTGTCGAGTTGGAGGTGATGGAAGGTGGCAGAGTCAGTGGTGAGAGCTGGCCCGTTTACCATCCGCTGATGAAGGCTGGATCCACTGGCGATGTGAGCACG cTGGAAAAAGCGGGGAAACTCCTGCAACCACCGAAATCACCGAACGTATCGAACTCAAACAATTCAACCCTCGAAACGAAGCATTCGAAATCaggaataaaaaagataatcaCAGAAAAGATAACGACtatagaaagaaataaaaaggaaagaaAGGATGGACCCAGCACACTAGAGAGAGAAAACGAAAAGAATCTGAAGCTCGCGACCAAAACCAGACATTCAGATGCGCCAACATCGAAACCTGAGAGGAGTAAAAATAGACTATCCTCAGGAAGTGACGTACAAATAATAGTCCCTGACAATAACTCGCACATAGAACAAGCGGAAGTACAGAAGAGAGAATACGATCCGAAGAGAGGAATGAAATTCGGTATAAGAGTCCTCCCACCGAACGTCCCCGACGATGGAGTGTTGAAGAAGAGCGTGGAGAATGGAGCTGTCACCGCCGAAAAGGCCATCGACGAACCAGACAAACCTGAACCACAAAGACAAGCACCCGTACATATAAAACACGAGAACGAAACGGATCAAAAGAAACCGGTTGTCGCTAAACGGAGAGAGAAGTTAGCGCCGCCTATACCTAACGCCAGATCTAAAGTAGAAATGGAGACTAGCCATGAAATATCAAAGACGTCAGACACCTCGACATCATCATTCAGTAGAACTGATCTGAACTCCAGCGGCATCAAGAGAGACGAGAACGGCATACCTCAAGAGTTACCTCAGCACATGTTCGACGCAGCCAAAGCAGCCAGGAGCAACAGAAAGAGCTCGTCAGATTTAGTGCAAGATAAGGAACCAAAAAAGGACGAAGCGCCGAAACCTGCAAAAAAATCTAAAGGCAAAGCACCTTCCCCGCCGGAACCGGAAAAGAAAGACAGCACTCTAGAAGACATAAAGAACTTACATGACTTTTTGAACAACGAAAAGCATCACTCAAGTCTACTACACGATACAGCAACTTCAACTAGAACCACATACAACACATCGACTCCCAAAGCAAACAAAACCAAATCCAGAATGGACGAATCTATTAACTTCTCGCAAGAAGATATAGACGATATCGTCAAGCCGTTCAAGCGAGAGAGCGACTCCTTGAACAACTTCTTCGAGGACTCCAAATCTAATCTGTCATCTAACCAGGACGTACATTCTGTTATGTCATTGAATCATAGCGACAAAAGCGACAGGGGCTCCACGACCATCGAACTCGACAATAGCGATATCACCATACACAGCTCTCCGCTAAACGAAACCGAACGATCGGCGTCAGACGCCTCCCCGGTGGAGGATAATGAGCGGAAAGCGACATCTCTCGGTGACTTGTCGCGCTTCGAATTGAAAGCTAAGATTAGCAAGCCGTCCGGCGGCACTTTGGAGAGGGCGCAAAGTTTGGATATATCGGTCGACGATGGCGACATCCAAGAGAGTACTCTATCGCCGAAGAAAAGAAAGGCCATGTCGGTGGTCGAATCCACGTTCTTTGATTCAGGCAACGAGGACATCTTACCTGAAATGATAGATCCGGATAAAGGAATTGTTATTAAGCATAAAGAACCGAGACTAAGCTTGAATATAGCGAAGACATCGGCCATAGAAGGTTTGGATACATTCCAGAGGAATCGGCTGAAAAAAGCTTCAGAATTCGGTAACTTAGAGGACGCTATCGTCAAAGGATCTAACAGTTCTATGGAGTCTGCGAGATATGAATCCCATGAGGCTATTTATGGGAAATCACAGTCTACCGCGCAAAAGACCCAAGAAGAACACGAAACATCAGATCACTTAGCGCGAAGAATAATGGACGAAAACTTGAAAGTTCACTTGAAGCTCGTATCAGAATTCGCCAAATCTACATCCGAGAGCAGTTCCAGTACATTGGATAACAGCCaggaacaaaatataacaaaaactgcAACTACATCCCCAATAAAATACGAGGAGAAAATAACTATGAGCTACGACACGAACGTTCCCGACGATATGAAAGTGTCGCGTAGTTCGTACGCTAACAGCCTGGAGCGGCCTAAATCCGAAATGATGAAGAAACTTCTGGCCAAAAATCCCATATTTAATGTCAACATCGACCAAACACAATCTGCAAACAAATACGAAGCGAACACAAGCAAAGAGACCCCAGCACTGACGGACTCGTTCAAATCATCTCACCACACACTACACCAACCTGACATAGTTAACTTCGATTTAAAAACATCACCGACATCGAAGGTCAGGGATTACGACGAATACATCAGCAACATAAGAGTCGGTTCAAATAACAACAGTTTGAAAATCAACAAACAACAACAGTTTAGCAGAGATTGGTCCGAGTCTAAGAATATAGAACAAGACAACGTCGTCACTATAAAAACCGGCGATGATTTGCCAGAGAAACGCAGTTCATACACCAAGTCCATAGAAATAGGTGAAAGTAATCGCTTAATACCCGATCTGGTggaaggaataaaaaataaaacagacgaAAAACAAACCAGGACATTGTACATGGAACCAGCTAACGTGTCGCTGACCATGACGCAGGAGCCGGTACAGAAGACGGTCACGGTTAATGTAAGCGAAGACGAATACGGGAATAAAGTCGTTACACAGAACGTGGAGAAAATTACCACGCAATACATAACGAGCAAAGTCGAGGCGCCGCTACAAGTCGAACAGATTAGCTTCGGAATGATGAGAGGATCTGACATCAACGAAATGGAGTTAGAAGAAGGAAACGTCAAGGATATCGATAGGAATGTTCTAGAAGAGATAAAGAGGAAGAATCCGAACATACATTTCACGTCAACCGAGCCGTCATATACAAGAACTGAAACTATTCTACTGAACACGACCAACATGGACGAAGAACAAGCGAGAGCGTTGATGGAAAAGCTGCAAAACGACCCCAACTTTATGGCACAGAAATCTACAGAGGAATTATCACGAATGGGAATCCGAGTTTTTCATGACTTAGACGATAAATCAGATATCAACAAAGAAACAATGGAAGTCACAAAAACTAGATACGCCATAAATCCATCGACTATAATAAGCGAAACAAAATGCATCGGAACAACACAGGAAAAGGACAAAGAGACACAAAGAGATCACATAACAGAAATCCAAGTGCGACcaaaaacagaaaaacaaGAGAACAAAactgaatacaaaataacGAACGCGCAAAGAAATCCAACGAAGGCGTACGAAGAACCGCTGCTGTCCTACGAACTGGACATAGAAATGTTGAACGACTTCATAATAAACGAGAGACATCACTCAGCGAAACACCTCGCCGAGCTCAAGAAACGAAACGCACAGAACGAGTCAAAGAAACGACATTCAGATTTCGACCTGCCAAGGAACAGTCACATAAAATTCAGAACAGCCACATACGAATCCCCCAAAGGAACCATCGTCACTAGCACAGATCTAGAAAATAGACGTCTATCACAGCTAGATCAAATGCAATTAAGATCGCCGAGTGAGGTCATACAGCCCCAAAAACCGGTGATATCGGCAAAACCGAGCAGCATACCGGTTAAAGACAAGAAACCGATGGGTTTCGTGTCATCAAAGATACCGGTGTTTGGTACGCAAAAATCGCTAAGCCAGGAGAATCTGACCGAAAAAAGTTTCTCTATACCACGGTCGTCTCAGAATTTCAGTAGTAGCTCGGGTAATATTTCTATCACATCCATAAAATCTAGTTCCAAAAGTCCAAGCGGTGGCagattatga
- the LOC116775743 gene encoding uncharacterized protein LOC116775743, translating to MFVRNIKNIFVLLLMILIGVNNEYSEKSKTTEKGTTIYSIADVLQTLLKLNEARYNTFKKLNSLNNIHYMRTFSEKENENNIWETFLEIATFFKLSFKPNLEKDEEQNIRYYDVYHDDKYIFTIPVPKSMDLKKVLSVTAASDDKNTDVKKNGSLRHYTCRRGDKRCKSACREALMMACIILPVCEYDFYMQMTLSCKYECEDRFY from the exons ATGTTCGtacgtaatattaaaaacatttttgtacttCTGCTGATG aTACTGATCGGagtaaataatgaatacaGCGAGAAAAGCAAAACAACTGAAAAAGGCACTACCATATATTCTATAGCTGATGTACTGCAAACACTGTTGAAACTAAACGAGGCCAGATACAACACATTCAAAAAACTTAACTCACTAAACAATATACATTACATGAGAACTTTCAGTgagaaagaaaatgaaaataatatttgggaAACTTTTCTGGAAATAGCGACATTTTTCAAGCTGTCATTTAAA ccAAATCTTGAGAAAGACGAGGAACAAAATATTCGTTATTACGACGTGTATCACgacgataaatatatattcacaatCCCAGTACCGAAGAGTATGGACTTAAAGAAAGTTCTTAGCGTGACCGCTGCATCCGATGACAAAAACACTGATGTGAAAAAGAATGGCAGTCTCAGACACTACACGTGCAGGCGAGGCGATAAAAGATGTAAATCAGCTTGCAGGGAAGCCCTGATGATGGCTTGCATTATACTTCCTGTATGCGAATACGATTTTTACATGCAAATGACATTGTCCTGTAAATACGAGTGCGAGGATAGATTCTATTGA
- the LOC116775745 gene encoding cysteine-rich PDZ-binding protein has product MVCDKCEKKLGRVITPDPWKTGARNTVESGGRKVGENKALTAKKARYNPYTSKFYECKICRTKVHQVGSHYCQACAYKKGICAMCGKKILDTSNYRQSST; this is encoded by the exons atggtttGTGATAAATGCGAGAAAAAACTTGGTCGCGTCATCACCCCTGATCCTTGGAAGACGGGAGCTCGTAATACTGTGGAGTCTGGTGGTAGGAAAGTCGGTGAAAACAAAGCGCTAACAGCCAAAAAAGCGAGATATAATCCATATAcctcaaaattttatgaatgcaa GATTTGCCGAACAAAAGTCCATCAAGTTGGTTCACACTACTGTCAAGCTTGCGCTTACAAGAAAGGAATATGTGCTATGTGTGGAAAGAAAATACTGGACACTTCAAATTATAGGCAGAGTTCGACTTAA
- the LOC116775744 gene encoding uncharacterized protein LOC116775744 isoform X1 has protein sequence MHFVILLNIFFSFLFSSCLTRTLEDKNKNIVVRPIGNISSILKANNTLTYSHQVTPNYNDNFTNDNKNEPKPGDIYKKDIERLPEKIKELSKERNPRSTSDQLLDKILDMILKHKDLELKKCNRDDNNDPNDLRISNLHNILKNMGLGQDYYDSVEYVETKRLPISLETPQNGVLGRLYFDFDPIKDSGRQDYSQRAREKTLKNGVLGKIHFNFQSIDDSEDRR, from the exons ATGCACttcgtaattttattaaatatatttttttcatttcttttctcATCTTGTCTAACTAGAACGTTG gaagacaaaaataagaatattgtg GTTAGGCCTATAGGAAATATATCAAGT ATACTCAAAGCTAACAATACTCTAACTTATTCACATCAAGTGACGCCAAattataacgataattttacGAATGACAACAAGAATGAACCAAAACCCggtgacatttataaaaaagatatcgAACGCTTGccagaaaaaattaaagagcTGTCAAAAGAAAGGAATCCAAGGTCGACAAGCGATCAGCtcttagataaaatattagatatgattttaaaacataaagatctagaattaaagaaatgtaatcGTGATGATAATAACGATCCCAACGATTTGAGAATttctaatttacataatattttaaaaaatatgggcTTGGGACAGGATTATTACGATTCTGTAGAATACGTGGAGACGAAAAGG ctCCCCATTAGTCTAGAG ACTCCTCAAAATGGCGTGCTCGGG Agactttattttgatttc gatcCAATCAAAGATTCTGGAAGACAAGACTATTCACAACGAGCACgtgaaaaa ACTCTTAAAAATGGGGTGCTAGgg aaaatacactttaatttc CAATCGATTGATGATTCAGAAGATCGTAGATAa
- the LOC116775744 gene encoding uncharacterized protein LOC116775744 isoform X2, with protein MHFVILLNIFFSFLFSSCLTRTLVRPIGNISSILKANNTLTYSHQVTPNYNDNFTNDNKNEPKPGDIYKKDIERLPEKIKELSKERNPRSTSDQLLDKILDMILKHKDLELKKCNRDDNNDPNDLRISNLHNILKNMGLGQDYYDSVEYVETKRLPISLETPQNGVLGRLYFDFDPIKDSGRQDYSQRAREKTLKNGVLGKIHFNFQSIDDSEDRR; from the exons ATGCACttcgtaattttattaaatatatttttttcatttcttttctcATCTTGTCTAACTAGAACGTTG GTTAGGCCTATAGGAAATATATCAAGT ATACTCAAAGCTAACAATACTCTAACTTATTCACATCAAGTGACGCCAAattataacgataattttacGAATGACAACAAGAATGAACCAAAACCCggtgacatttataaaaaagatatcgAACGCTTGccagaaaaaattaaagagcTGTCAAAAGAAAGGAATCCAAGGTCGACAAGCGATCAGCtcttagataaaatattagatatgattttaaaacataaagatctagaattaaagaaatgtaatcGTGATGATAATAACGATCCCAACGATTTGAGAATttctaatttacataatattttaaaaaatatgggcTTGGGACAGGATTATTACGATTCTGTAGAATACGTGGAGACGAAAAGG ctCCCCATTAGTCTAGAG ACTCCTCAAAATGGCGTGCTCGGG Agactttattttgatttc gatcCAATCAAAGATTCTGGAAGACAAGACTATTCACAACGAGCACgtgaaaaa ACTCTTAAAAATGGGGTGCTAGgg aaaatacactttaatttc CAATCGATTGATGATTCAGAAGATCGTAGATAa